The Sminthopsis crassicaudata isolate SCR6 chromosome 5, ASM4859323v1, whole genome shotgun sequence genome contains the following window.
ccagctcattttacaaataaggaaactgaggcagacagggttaagtgacttgttcaggatcacacaactagtgagaatctgaggccagattttaactcaggtcttctgactctaggtccagtacACTGTATACTATGCCACGTGGTTGCctatatttaattagaaaaagcaattattttatctACTGCTAAATAGTCCCATGATGTTCAACATAAAAGCAAGATAGCAACTTTTTCAAGTACTACTTTTATCTGAATTCcataaagaagaatgaaaagaataagaataatagcaatttattgttgttattatcagcATCATTCATAAAGTTATTACCACTACTCCTCAAAGCTTTAGCCACATAACTCTTAGCAGCAGCAGCCCTATGTGACTGACAGACTCCTAAACTCTTTGGTAAAGCAAAACTCTTCTAAAAAAatcatgttctctctctcttctctcggCAGAATCAGAAATATCCGATTTGAAGCCTGATTCTTAATGCCCTTTTTTTTCCACCCCTATTTCTCCTCCCACACTGTTCCATATTGCATTACAAATAGGATTAAGATACTAATCCTCTGGAATACCCatgcaaaaatataaatgtatttcttgGAAGGTATAACGTTTGATTCATCAGGACCCATTAACATGTTGATACAAATTAGTTCATTAGCTGTCACCTAATACTTTTCATGGCCCAAAGGAAGAACAGTACTTTTGACAGCAAGGAAAGGTCTCTAGAGAATGAGACTTGTCCAGGCTCCCAGTGAAAGACTGGGCAGCAAGGAAATTGGACAACGATTCTAGGCTCTCGAGGAGCAGGAAGGAGAAAAGGTCACTAAGAAAGAAAGTGGCCCTGAAAGGAAAAGTAGGACAATGCAGAGAAATGTCATCTCTATTTCATAATTTTGCCTGATGTGGAGTTGTGCTGGACCTAGAAGGTAGACTCAAGAATCCTTCACCCAGTTCATAAGTTtaagaagcaggaaaaaaagagCCAATGAAGATCCCAAGGGTAAAATTGAGAACCAAGCATGTAGAAAGAGCAACAAAGAGAAGGATGAGAACTAAGAGGAAGGTGCCAGACTTACCGGGTACAGTGTGGCTCTTAGCTCCAAGTACTGCACATTGTCCTCATAGAACTCCTCCAGACCTCTAGCAAAGTACTCTTTGAATACTGGTGCATAATGGACAAGCCCACTAACAGTGATAAAGATGTTTTCAAACCTTGTCCAAATGACAGCTTGATCTGAATATGCTTTTTCGGGATTCTCCAACACCAGTGTGAAGTTTTGTAGCAAGCTGTCATGAAGCAAAAGGGAATCACACCAGGGAGATGATTCAGGTAAGGAGGCTTGTGAACTTCCTTGTGAAGTTGTAAAATGCTGAATCTACATCCTCTTGCATAGTACCAGAGGAATCTCTCTCTCCAGTCAGGCAAAATTGACAAAGAAGGGTCATAGTTTCCCTTACTAGGAGCATATTCCTCAGAATTCTCTGAAATGTCTGAAAGACTTAGAATCAAAAAAATCCACATCCTTTCAGGATTTGATTCTACTCAAGTTATTTGACAAGTTATTTTGACTCTAATGGAGAGTTGCATTATAATATCCTTGAAAGGTTTGTGAAAATGTGTCATCCCCCAATCATATTGTAAGCACCTTAAgactgaaataatttcttttgcatCTTCTCATAAAACATTTAGGGCTAATTCGCTTTATGTTACAAACATGTTCCTGAAGaattatcttatttgtacatcAAATGGGATTCAATTTCCAGCCCaatgattataattttattttagttttcaaatatattaaaaagctcAATGTTGCAGGTTTTTATATAAGGAAATTGCTTGAAGCAAGATACATTACGTGTACATGTTTTCTCTACATACTAAGCCCTAAATGGATGTTTTTTGACTAGCTAACTCTAAAGTTGAGAGGAGTTCCTCCTTAGATCCTTACTAGCTATGGCATATTCAACAGATCACAATCATTTTGATTCccaatttctttatctacaaaaacAAGCATAATGATACTTCTTGTTTTGTTTAcctcattttgtaaatcttaaagctctatataaatgtcagaacTCACCTGTTGTCAAACTCTGTGACATTTTGCAGTTGCCTTCTATACTTCTCTAGCAAAATCCACTCGGAGCAGTCCTCTGGCTTTGGGGTTGGAGGAGCAGGGTCAGCAAATCTGAATTTCAGGTTGCCAGATGGAGTGAAACAGAGATGGCAGTGGGGTCTGTAGGTGACATTTCTCACCAACCAGTCAACACTCAGGATGCCAAAGTCATGGAGATGTAAAGCAGCTCCTGAGATAGGAGGAAAAACTACAAATTAGGTAATGTCTCACTGAAGTAGAGAATAGATGATCATGTTACTTATGTCCAGGAATTCCTTGGATTCCTTGGCCAAGTCTCCTCGAATCTAAACCTTAATGGAAATTTCTGGCTTTAGTGCAAGACCCTTATTTAACTACTCTCTCAAagtcctgttttgttttgtttagtttttctggCTAGAGTCTCCTAAAACCTACTTTGTCTAGTCCAAGTAGGAATGCCAGTGAGATATACCTGATTTCCAAGCAACTGGAAATGATGAGCTTTGGAGCATTTCCCTTGTGTTTTGGGAGGCCTCAGATCATAACTGTAACTTCATTTGCTCCAGCTCCCAGAGTGACCATTCCTAAGGTGCCTTCCTCATCACTCAGGAAGCTTTTATTTAGGGCTTCAGTGAGAGAATGGCTCCACAGAGACACTTGCCTTTGGGGAATATTTTCCTGAAATATGAAAGGAGTAACAATGGCAGTCTGTCCCTGGAAACCTATCTGGCCAGAcatttttccagcccattttGTCCTAGAAGTTCATCTGGGTCCAAAGATCTCAGGTACAgcctcatctttcttttttttttccccagaaacagccaatttatttatttccttttcttagtgCTACTTCTTTGTTATAAAAAGCGTTCTTTTGGAGTAGGGAAGTAATCACTgagaaatcctatttttttttaaagagtccaATCCAACATACACAAATGTACACagacatatgtaaatatgtaccAGTTTAAGAGAGAAGGAGCCATCAGGTCTCCATTCTGTACATGGCACTATGCTAGGCATTATGCCTCATCCCTTAGAATAGCTAATATCTTTTAAGGCTCAGCCTCAAATTTCTGAGGCGACAACAGCATTGTTCAGTAGTCTTTTGTTTTCGAATGTACCATTACTGATCATCATCCTTAGTCTGCCCTTTTCAGGTCTATGGGCAAGAATGGGGATTTAGTAACATtagtttcccattatttcctatccttttcttttttcttgtttatatttatttaaaaattttaatattcatttttaatattttgagttctaaatttttccctctctcttgcCCCTCTTCCATCtattgagaaaacaagcaataaACCAGTAatgcatgtgaaatcatgtaaaacatttccatataagcTATGCtgcaaaataaaacattcaaaaaattccaagaaaaataaagtttaaaaagtatccTTCAATCTGCACTTGCTAGTTCATCTGTTCTAACTGTTCTTTCACATTCAGTAGAACTGGTAATGGAGAAAAGAATTCCAAAGGAGTACTTTTGACTTCAAGTTTTAGAGATAATTAGATTCCCCATCTCTTCTTGAAATTAACCCCTAGATAAAGGCCCCTACCTTTTGGCATCTTCTTTAAGACATGGAACACCTTACTTTCTTCAATGAGTTTCTTGGCCCGGAAGAAGTGCATACTAGGTGGAAACTGATTTTTCTTCATTGCCTCATTAATCTCCACTTTTTTGAGGGCCTTTAGTTTCTCATTAGCCAGCTCTTCTTGTTCCGTTAACAACAGCTCCCCCCCAATTTGCAAcatctcttctttccttataAGAACGTTCCGCTCATCATCTAAGGGAAGGGCCAAGCAGAGAGAAGAGACCACTACGGACAGCAGCAGGGCTGACCATTTAATCTGGCCAATAAGCACCATTGGGGACacctagaaaaagaagaaggttTTGGGTGAATACCTCTTGTGAATAAATCAAAATTACTTGGAACCAATCTGGTGATTCAAgaagtaaaaatcaaattaactgaaAATGAAACCGTTAAGGGAATACAATTAAATGAGAATGAAGAATTAATAATGATGgaagtacaaagaaaggcaaaaaagttgtccctgctttcaaggagcttacagagTAATGGATGAGACAACCTGCAAACaattataagtaaaatatatcagaggataaattggagattatCAACAAAAGGAAGATGCCggaattaagggagattgaaaaagactttgaaaaaaaGCAAGACTggctgaaatttgaaggaagctaagagacagagatgagaggaAAATTTCAGACATAGAAGTCAACCAGTAAAAATGCTGGAAGTTGGAAGACAAGGTGTGGCATTGTGAAGAACAACCAAGAGGCCATTGTTAAGTCAGGGACCATGGAAAATTttgactaataaaaataattctttcagtTCAGAGATTTACCATGCAGTCCCACAGAAATGGGGAATAAACCagtcaatactttaaaaaaaatgagaatggagaataacaaaaaagaacagCTAAAGGGATTgcagaatatttgaaaatagtcATCCAATTCACTGGACCACATAATCATAATGCTGTAAATGAATAACACTTAAtagcttttaaagtattttattaatcatctcatttgttctttGTGACAACTTTGTGAAGAAGAGTTATAtaattaatccccattttacagatgaagaaacatggtcaaaaaaatgaaatgcctTCCCTAAGGTATGTAGTTAGTAAGTGGTAAAGTCAGAACCAGAAACCAGGATTTCTGGCTTCTATTCCAGAGCTTTTCCCATCATGTCATTTTGCTAAAATTCAGGGCTTTAGTTTTCTTAACCTCTCATCTTAGGTGAATCACTTTACTCTTCTGATGTTCAAGTTCCCTAATCAATTTATCAATTACTATATGTAATGGGACCTAACATGGAGGTGCCCTGCATCCTGCATTCTCCTACAACATGGGTGAGAGTGGTCTCTTTTAATTTGCTATAGAGAGAAAGGAGGCTATGTTTAAAAAATGTCAGACTTTCCTACACACACTTTCTTTTCCTACATACTCCTCCTGCATCTAGAGCATAAAGCTCACAGTTGATCCAAAGCAAAATGCCGTGAACTTAACCATAGGGAAGAgatatctttctctccctctcccagctCTAAGGAAATGGGTTCAGAGTCTCCATGCTGTTTCTTTTGTCCTCAATTTAAAGTGCATGAGGTAATCTTTACCAGACCCAGGAGTTTGAACCACGGTCATCTTACAGCAAAGGTTCTAACTAGGAATTCATTCTGCCTAGCAGGGAAACCCTAAAAAATGATGGTTCCTGGGACTTGAGCCCATGGCAGGTTTGGGACTTGGAACTCTGCTCTTTGGAAACTGAATTAAGCTATGAAACTAAAGATTCTCATATACTCATATTCTGGGAGTAAACTTGTGTGTTTGTGATTATGTCAATAATCCTTAGCAGAAGTTAATCTTTTAGTGGCTAAATACAACTAGGGAACAAAGGGCATCTCCTGGTGGAACATCATGGTAGTAGCTGAAGCCATTTGCAAACATCTCAAGATATCCTAAGAACCTTAAGGTTCCAGACAACCCTGTGGTAAAGTGAAATACCTAAAAATACCTAACTTTCAGGAAGTGATGACCAAGATAACcagtattacatatatatattgagcATCGATTTTATCATTTTGTGTTAAACGCTGTGAGGATAAAGTATTGCTATCTATATTTTCATGTCCATGTCTTGTCTAGGAGCTATGTGATTCTAGACAAATTATCTAAACTCTGAGATTTAGTTTACTCATTTATTAAATTAGGATAACCATACATGCACCTACATCTCAGAATTACTAGAAGGAAAACACATCATAATCCTTACATTTTAAATTGGCACATTACAATAATTAAATTCTTACTACTTGCCCGATTGAATAGAGcaccaaataaatatttgttgatgatgAAGTATTGACATATTAGCCCTAGGGCCTCTAAGTAAGGTGATGGGGAGTGTGATGGGGAGAGAAGGGACAACTATCATAACAATGAAATAAGCTATAAAATAGTGCAGGTGGAGGTAAATCTTCCACTTAGGGTGGGGatgaattataaagaatgaaaaaaacaataatcctTTTATGAAATGGAAGtcttaaagaaatactaaaaataggAAAGGAGGGGAGTGTGATATGGTATACTGAAATTAAGCTTAGAAAGTCACCAAATTCAGTATTGGAAGGATACCAGAAACTATTTAGATATTTAACCAGGAGCCTTCAAGAATCCCCAGGTTCcacatttgctttttcttgagTCCTTTGTGCTTATTATGTGCCTTATGCTTGCTTCTCCTGATGATATTACCCTGGATTCCTCAACCTAGAAAAACATCAGCATTTCTCTCTCTTCAGTAACTTTAAATCATAACATTTTTGGCTACTGTGGAAGACACGGTGGTAAACAGTCTACCTTCACAAAGTTCCATTTTCACTTTACTCCACTCCTATTAAAATCTGTACtgggggagagggaaatgactttaaatatgaatttttttaaaaacaaacactaATCATCTATGCCTGTGTCACTCGAACTCTTGTCCTGACAAATCCCTGAAGGCAAGGATTGTATTACAATCTCCAGATACCCCACTGAAAAGCATTCTTCTGCATTTCTCCAGCCCTTCTTAAATTATTGCATCTCAGACCCCTGTCCCACAGAACTTGATTTACCTCAAGGCAGCTCCAGAAAATGTAGACAGCAAGCTTCTTCCCCCAAACAGCTGCTTCAACAAAATCAAATTGAGTTGACCAGCTCATTTAACTTCCTGTGAGGAAGTTTCACTTCACCCAATTTATTCAGTTTCACTTCAAGCATATATGCCTTCAAAGTGGGGATGAAACAGAGTTGAGGAGAAGGTCCTCTGAAAACCAAAAATGGCTGAGTCAAATC
Protein-coding sequences here:
- the ADA2 gene encoding adenosine deaminase 2 isoform X1 — translated: MSWSTQFDFVEAAVWGKKLAVYIFWSCLEVSPMVLIGQIKWSALLLSVVVSSLCLALPLDDERNVLIRKEEMLQIGGELLLTEQEELANEKLKALKKVEINEAMKKNQFPPSMHFFRAKKLIEESKVFHVLKKMPKGAALHLHDFGILSVDWLVRNVTYRPHCHLCFTPSGNLKFRFADPAPPTPKPEDCSEWILLEKYRRQLQNVTEFDNSLLQNFTLVLENPEKAYSDQAVIWTRFENIFITVSGLVHYAPVFKEYFARGLEEFYEDNVQYLELRATLYPVYELNGQTYDQEWSLKTYQEVAQKFARDHPDFIGARIIYSDHRMKDVSHIAKSVQTAMNLKVKFPEIMAGFDLVGQEDKGHSLWQLKEALLFPTTQGFDLPYFFHAGETDWQGTSIDENILDALVLNTTRIGHGFALGRHPVARNISWNRDIPIEVCPISNQVLQLVSDLRNHPAASLMASGHPMVVSSDDPSVFGAKGLSYDFYEVFMAIGGMKADLRTLKQLALNSIKYSSLSADKKKTTEEVWQKKWDKFVDELAREIKL